The window CTATCTCGGTGGAAACAACGCAATAACATCGGATTTAAGAAAATGCACGGCGAGAAGAAGGACGCAGACCAGGAAGCTGTCAATCACTGGATTGACAACATACTTCCGAATCTATTAGAAACATACAGTCCCGACAACATTTTTAACGCTGACGAAACTGGAATCTATTACAGAGCGCTACCGGACGGCACGCTGACCTTCAAGACGGACGCGATAGCTGGATCTAAAAAGGCCAAGGACAGAGTTACAGCTATGGTTTGTGTGAATGTGAGTGGCAGTGACAAACAGCGCCTTTTGGTAATCAGAAAGAGCCGAGATCCAAGATGTTTCCGAGGGAAGAAGAGTCTACCCGTCGTATATCGATCATCAGCAAACGCCTGGATGACAAGTGATATTTTCCGGGAATGGCTgaaagattttaacaaacaaaTGGTGCGTCAAAATAGGAAAGTTCTCCTCCTCGTGGATAATTGCTCAGCCCATCCTAAGGACGCCGCAGATAGACTTTCAAATGTGAAACTGGAATTTCTGCCGGCCAATACTACATCCGTGATTCAGCCTTGTGACCAAGGAATTATTAAAAACTTGAAGACCCTCTACAGATCACAAGTGGTGAGGAAAATTATCAATGAAATCGACAGTGTGTGCTCTGCAACGGACATCGCTAGAAAACTCTCTTGGACGCCGTGCATTTGTTAAGTAAAGCGTGGAAAGGCGTGAAAACATCAACAGTAGTGAACTGTTACAGAAAAGCGGGTTTTGTGCAGGAAACTGTGGCTGAAGAAGAGGAAGAAATAGACATACCAGAAGGCTTCAACAGGGAGGAGTTCTTAAATTACGTGGACAGTGACACAGATCTGGCATGCCACCGGCTACCAACAGATGAAGATATCTGTGCCCAGTTCATGAATGAAGAGAAAAGCAGAGACCTTGAGATAGACAGCGAAGAAGAAGATGAGATTCAACTGCCTGTGTCATCATCTGAGGCAAAAGACGCATTAAGTGTGTTACGGCGCTATTTAGAGGACAATGGTTGTGAGGACTTTAATGATTTATATTCCTTGGAGGAAAAATGTGACTCACTGGCCACTCGACTGAAAAAGCAGAAGAAAATCACAGAGTTCATTAACTGGATTCCATGAATATTTAAACTGAAACATTACACttttattcaacttttatatttATGTGACGTAGTGTGGTTATTGTAGAAACTGTGGTGATGGGCattgtttaaataataaaacactaaaaagaataaaaaaaagtacaactttatttatttttatttacttcaTTTATCATACGGTAAATACAATCCGGAAAAAATAGGTTTGCATTATAACTTCTGTTCTTTATACGTTGTACTTCCGGTTCACAATGGCAGCTGTTTGCGGTAAAGTAAAGACATTCAAAACTGGATTAAGTCTAATAAAAGTAAGCAAAATGACAATAAACCATTACGGTTAGAAAAATAGTAATAAATACACGTGCAGTTATGAATCAAATGTAATAATACTTGTACCTTCAAAGACATCGATATTTCGGAGATGTATAGAGTTTTGTGAGTGTAAATGGCCATTCGGCTAATCAAATATCCTGATAATCGGATAAATTTTCCCTGACAAATGGGCTATTGGGTTAACCGAAACCCACTGTACTGCAGGCCAGCATGTACTGCAGAGCAGTACATATGGCATCTGTACTGCAAATCAGCATGTACTGCAGAGCAGTACATATGGCATCTGTACTGCAAATCAGCACATGTGCTGCAAGACAGCATATACTGCACAGCAGTCTTTTTTTGCAGTACAAATGCAGACTCgtttgctttaaaatttgatgcgatacataaatacatacatgtattataccagATGTAGAACTAAATTACAAATAAAAGCATGTTCGGTTTAAGAATGCTTAATGTCTATGTTTGGGGAAAACTGTTGAAAAAGTTGCTTTTTACAATGTTGGAGGgtttttattcattggataaaaagtttgaaaactcaagtctttttcagtatgaattttttttttctttattaatatttttcatggtaagtataatgattttaaaatacatatgcattagtatgaagtaGATGAACTGTGGATGACTTCCCGCTCTCTCtttaatttctgcttcccttgaaAAGTTGCTCAtgataaaacttttattttgcaaaatgctgacctcctcataacattattgcataaaatattttctgttccgtcttccgtttcatgttttagcaacacctgttttataataaactgtttacttttgattatttgaagattttcaatgttgaaatcccgtcttagagacattttgaaataactgctcaaattcccaacaatgtttACCTGTCCTACATCCCATGCCGAAATGACTTGCACGGTCTGTACGTTTCTAAGACATGGTTTGAACTATCAGCATGTTTCTATGGGTGTGGCTTGATCATGCACGAAACGATTTGCCCAAAACGGtaaacggtctgcacggaacgctgTAGGTCAGCACAGAATAGTGACGCGGTTTGCATGGAATGAAAcactttggaggtgtagtagcatgcttcagggtctgtacaaGTACTTGAGACTTgaaagtagatcaaatgttgtaatttattaatttgattgatatatttcTCGAAATAGAACACCGATTATTAAAAAAGTTGAAAtcatttactcgaaattttgcataaaaattcaatatttttgcaaataaggccagttttttttaatttattggtttatggatttaaaaaaaaaaattagggtcggtcgggagaaaaaaaataaaaataaaataaacatttttaatatctatcgttgttttattttcaataaatcattaacatttaatttcgtgagtacaaataaataaaacatgcattttaaaaatattagataaaaaattCTTTGACTAGTACGTTGTgaattttggggaaaaaaatgcaatttcaaattcaatgtattgaactattacatgtatctatgttacACTTTGGTAGAACATATTAGCCGAGAATGTATTAAGTCATATCTCTTTGATGTTCTAAAGTATccagtatttatataatgttgttcagtaattttgctgtatatgctcaataaagattttacatttacaaattgtaaacataaagaaaaaaaattaatataagcactattacaattgtatgtagtaattctatttttaatttcagaatgtttataccccatgaaataatttttaaccccATTTTTCCCACATAGACATGCCCATGGAATTATCTACCacctttttgaaagaaatgtttcttgtttttcatttttatttgatactcaaattctttccaccactacacaaggtatactaatttacgagaaatatgcatacctttCTGAGTTTTATCTGGTCAAATTTTTACAGGCGTTCattataatatcaaaagcatCTAACAATTTCTCACACTGTTAGGATTTTTGACAGCAGAGAtgcaggtacatgtattcaaatacatttattatgacatgtactGCTGTGGTATGAAGtcactagttagaataatctaactgtgtctcggtacaggccctcaccacactcAAACCAGGTCCataggacattatcactttaacgatagaacatcctaTCTGAGTAGAGTCGCTAACAACTGTAGCTTCCTCTCATCTTTAAACACCCAAATAGCACTGCATTTCGTGTTATGTTAGCAGCAAGAATACGCCaattgtatgagaaatattcATTTCTATCAATTCCTTTTTTATCGTGACGAAATGCCATCTGGCATCTGTTTCGTCGACAAGAACGATATAGGTATCATTACTGTCATCGTGCGTggccatatctgtttacatggtttctaaaaatacggaataaagatatttcgcaaaacaaatagtgattaccaaatacaaatcaataggaTTGCGTTTCATGATTTTctatttgcaaattaaattgaaaatgcattttatttttagtttcgatttgacattttgaatagAATCAgcggaattaaaaaaaagtagaaatttgcattttatttcttttccgATACCCCAGAAATTAGGGTCAGCGGATCTgtaaaccaagaaataaaaaactGTGGTCTAATTAAAATATTTggtctccaacccccactttttttttttggaacaggccttgaaaattatgtgaaattttagaaattgacattactcctatgtctttttaaactctcaaatttgatatcatgaattttttttgtgtATCAAGTGCGAAAATGTCATTACTTATTACCATGACTTGTACTAAACTtttatttatctgtattgttagaagatatgattatatatatatatatatatatatatatatatatattttatgtaatgattgatttcttTTGCTTATATTGACACCAACAGataaatcaagtttaattgaataaatttaaagtgcaaaaaggtcatgtttagaacactgtagcccAATTTAATAACAAGCATTccgtttttctttttagtttcctaattctccttcaacgtagaaattgaaaatacacttcccaaaaaattgacattacttcaAATGTCAGGTGCAAACCTCtttaatgcaaaaaaaaaatgacattaatCCAATTGAGGATGATAATTACCTTGGCTCTCTAAAGGATTTCATGTTGGCGGAGGACAGAATGGGACAAGGCCTAAGTGCGGATCTTGCAAAGGTGCTCAATGGAACATTTCATCAAAGGCCGTCCGAAGAAAAGGCCAAGGCACTTCATGAGAAGTACCATCATCCAGAAAACTGTAGCAATATGACAGTCCCCAAAATAAATGGATGTTGCTAAAGCACGGAACGGAAAATGAAACAGAAGACGGAACGCAACGCAAAATATTGCATGCAAtgatgttatgaggaggtcagcattttgtaaaataaaaggtctatcatgaacaagggaagtagaaattacagagagagaaGTCATtcacagaatccaccgtttcatatatgtcatactatatgtattttaaaatctttaacttactatgattgattgattttttgctgttttccaccacactcaacaatttttcagttataaggtggcgcccagtttttattggtggaataACTtactatgaaatatattaataaagaaaaaaaaagaacaaaataatcatactgaaaaagacttgaattttcaaattttaaatccaatgaataaaagctCCATCGAACAtgcttttattcgtaatttagttctacacctggaataatacatgtatgtatttatgtatcacatcaaattttaaagcgaaggAGTCTGGCGTGTataaaaggtttgcctcatATGGGatgaaatttatgtgaaagttcatacatttaccgatatcctgcggattagtgttgaacccaaATAGATACAgtgggaaagaaagattgaaacagaataaATGAAAACTATTATATAAGGTGAAGTTTACAGTCCATAGTATGAGGAAAATTTTACAGATCTATATGAAATAGCTATATAAAAAGACTAAAagacaatttatgcttgaaATTGGTGGAATTAAAAgctcatctcattattaatctaaatattaagatataagtatttagtttagaaataaactgctagAAGTCCTCCCTATATGGGACTGGTCCAGTGCTGCGGTCACAAAgtctctgttagttaaaaaataatatatctatcaaacacaagatgtttaacttgctgacttaataagatcatgaattgtcgttgttatatacataccacactccctgttgtaagtatacacatacacggtattatgtgtaactGTGCGTTAATGACAGTCTTaccattggggggggggggggggggggcatataaagTATTTATGCATATAAAGTGTTCTTTCAATTCTCTAAccataggtgtcactgctcgctaactgtcaatgccgacatttcaaaattcttgtaaaacgctttgtaaattcttatacaaatatttcaagtgatgcttcatttgttGGTGTTAGGGCCGCCTCGCCATTCGATTTCTTTGAGCATGATGTCAGCACATAAACACTTAAAATttcatcgtttaaacggcgatagcatcatattaatcatgatctctttgtagaataatctaccgataactgaatccttgAGTCTTGGAATAAAGATCtgtgaaataaagttgtaagaggtaggtaaagcagtgacaccagctggtgtcactgaattcccacttttcaatatggagtccagTCCGACTCTCCCCTCGCACTGtaataaaagcgggggtaagagtcagaggaatctctgATTAGATGAGGTGAAATTGCTTTAGTTAGCATTCACGGACTTGTCACATAAATGACGATATCTAATCCGATCAGAAATGCGACAGTGCTATAATCAATGTGTAATGACTCCAACAAATTCACAGGATAACGTGGAGGAGAAAATTGAGAAGATGGATGCATCAAAAAAAGTCGGGAGGAAAATGCAAGGAACTGAAATCGCCACATACTCAACCAACAAAGGAACTAAATCTTAACGATCGTATTACAAATCTGGAAATAAAACCAATGGCTCATTTAAATAATGCATACAGACAGGAAcgttttcaaatatatacaattgaTCAGTTGTAAACAATCAGTCATaattaaaacaacaatatatagaATCTACAAGGTTTTACAAAACATTAGCAATTTACTGAAATCAGACTGACATCTTATTATCGTCAAGTACCGCGGTATCATAGAACCCCGGCATGTACCGATAAATCGATGAACTTTAATAGCGAGCCAGCGCaaagcgctggctcgtactgcgagctctaatgactagaacgcgggaaataatctgagctaaatctaaacctctaacaagaaatttttttttacgccaatcccagaagtcccttgtcaaaaatggctgagatctcgccAAGTCACGtcttggaatatgattgtgaacttacgtggattatcatcctaatcttgtggtctcctagctcgAAAATTCAGTGCACCGTTAGGCGTaatgtttaacgaagtgcaatgttgatgaaaggcagggtaagatgatgtgtgacgtcatgtctatgctttgacgtacgtcataataagactgacagtggcggatctaaatacttgttatttccatttgtaaaagtcatgcTACCGGGAGAAAACATGtatacgtaaacattaggcTTACGTAAAATGGCATTGAATACAAATTGTGTTTAATCTACTGCAAACTACTAATCTGTTAAAATACTATAGTCTCaaaaggaattgattattctaaCAAGAAAAAAAGACTAACTTGTTGAATCATGTGAATTTAAGCTATTTGAAAAATTACaccaaaaaaagaaagaaagaaataaacgGAATTTGGCCAGATcgaaaacatttcttttaaaatctttggttttttttcagcatctaaaaatattaaaaacttCCTCGGCAcgtccggtaatgcaaaccacgatgaccccccccccccccctgataaccaaccatgccacttgctattaaagacccaactttaagttaacgcccccaaattttacgtgtgtcgcgatcaatgataagccgctggtcaatcaaacttttaacaatagagcttaggttgattgacgtttgcagagaccgtggtctacagctacccgagaaagatgttttgataacaatcatggctaatgatgaccggcagtcttcagatctcgaggaaagccccagtatacctgagttttgatagcattgactcgcacctagaatattttaatttctaacgtcccctatacaatgcaatttatcatcgtattttctctctccatctttatacatgtattatagattaaacaatcagaaatcaaacaataataataaaaaaaaaaaccaaacaaacataagttattggaatattttctattaatgatttattgtggctttatatctataaaaacatgaacaattctttattggcgcagcacatcaacatgtataatggttatattgcccatgcgtaaaactgttacagtagtttaaaaaatgcttctgtttgaaattatcacggctttatattgagagagagagagagagagttattgagatatttctatttataatttatcacggttttatatttatttatatttatacagataaagagagagagtattgagctatttataatttatcagggttttatgtttataaagagagagagagagagagagagaaatgtgtaaaactgtagcaataatatagatgaaataatatgacatggcaatagtgttgcatacgtatgacaataattattcatttagTCAATggttgagagtaagggagagagagagaaaggggggtagactagctatgtgtcagctttagtttgggataccatcgttacgcaaacactacgtccacagaaaccctaaagagagaaagaggagggggtgtagacttcgtgtcagctcctgattgggatgccatcgttacacaaacactacgtccacagaaaccctaaagagagagagagaggagggggggggggggggggacttcatgtcagcttctgtttgggataccaccattacgcaaacactccagctacagaaaccctacagacggcccatattgaggggtatcttgaccattcttcatttggttgtacatgtacacagatctacttgaatttattcattctctcgaaacatggatattttacctactacacccacgacaccgcgaactcccaggacaccaggaagtgcctggaaacgccgggtaatactatatttaggaaaatatttatatacgatatataacaatttaattagaagttttaaaaagcaaaggtttagaaatgggctaaacctgtcatttgcaatacataaatatgaccaagtttgaaggtttacgggaaataaaaatgcggtatgcatgtcggtagaaattttaattattttttttgttgcacaaatcaagacactaagcataatttgtaataacctgagaaatttcctgtgtatatcataaaaatatacacaacaactgatctcttggccaggtaaattccaggtaaataacattgaccatggataagctccgcccacattcagtcatGCGTGGAGCAACCGTATGGTGTTTTTTTTGGGTCTTTAATGActgaaaatcattaattaattcttGTTTTGTGAATAAATCTTAATGTACCCTTACTGTAACAGTGGAGAGGGGCTCAAATATGCGAATGCTGAAAGATTTCATCATggtgttacaactaggattaaatattgttctaattttctcttcTGAAACATGccattgctacaaggggattgttatatgaatttcattttttttttttaattagataggtacGCATAGGGTGGGGCAGGATCTGCGCGCATGTATGTGCAATAgtgttgaatttatcgatttatttaaaatttaattatcattaaatgcgttttatgttcaa is drawn from Ostrea edulis unplaced genomic scaffold, xbOstEdul1.1 scaffold_62, whole genome shotgun sequence and contains these coding sequences:
- the LOC130051174 gene encoding tigger transposable element-derived protein 6-like, translating into MSLKRKRTDLSLADKYEAVKLLKKNVPQTEIAKRLGCSQPQISTISKNRDAIQAEYEGCSNPERKRQRSGKAPTVESALTEWFTAARSRDIPISSNILQEKAVDLASQMNINDFNATSGWLSRWKQRNNIGFKKMHGEKKDADQEAVNHWIDNILPNLLETYSPDNIFNADETGIYYRALPDGTLTFKTDAIAGSKKAKDRVTAMVCVNVSGSDKQRLLVIRKSRDPRCFRGKKSLPVVYRSSANAWMTSDIFREWLKDFNKQMVRQNRKVLLLVDNCSAHPKDAADRLSNVKLEFLPANTTSVIQPCDQGIIKNLKTLYRSQVETVAEEEEEIDIPEGFNREEFLNYVDSDTDLACHRLPTDEDICAQFMNEEKSRDLEIDSEEEDEIQLPVSSSEAKDALSVLRRYLEDNGCEDFNDLYSLEEKCDSLATRLKKQKKITEFINWIP